A window of the Myxococcus fulvus genome harbors these coding sequences:
- a CDS encoding FixH family protein, protein MRTWVVWMMLSGAPAFATPRAQAEASTTESVVAMTQSASGRWHVKVLSTTTPLKRGPQRFTVRVSDAANGKLAQGLELRVQPWMPSMGHGIEEKPRVTSRSDGVFEVSELDLFMPGTWELRFTLAGREQDTASVTLKLGR, encoded by the coding sequence GTGAGGACATGGGTCGTGTGGATGATGTTGTCGGGGGCGCCGGCGTTCGCGACGCCGCGAGCGCAGGCCGAGGCGAGCACCACGGAGTCCGTGGTGGCGATGACGCAGAGTGCCTCCGGGCGGTGGCATGTGAAGGTGCTGTCCACCACGACGCCGTTGAAGCGCGGGCCGCAGCGCTTCACCGTGCGCGTCTCGGATGCGGCGAACGGGAAGCTCGCTCAGGGACTGGAGCTGCGCGTGCAGCCGTGGATGCCATCCATGGGACATGGCATCGAGGAGAAGCCGCGAGTCACGTCCCGCTCGGATGGGGTGTTCGAGGTGTCGGAGCTCGACCTGTTCATGCCGGGGACGTGGGAGCTGCGCTTCACGCTCGCGGGACGGGAGCAGGACACCGCGAGCGTGACGCTCAAGCTAGGGAGGTGA
- a CDS encoding NAD(P)H-dependent flavin oxidoreductase, whose product MARKLGTRLPLVQGPFGGGMSSTRLAAAVSEAGGLGSFGAHHLSAENIEATVRELRGLTSRPFAINLWVPLEGEKALRPTPAEFQAAVDRLGPWYDELGLARPTYPGAFSQDYEAQVEAVLALKPPVFSFIFGIPSARVLEACRAAGILTAGTATNVDEGLALEAAGVDLIVASGSEAGGHRASFLRPAEESPATTALVPQLADRVKTPLIASGGIADGRTVATALALGAEGVQVGTAFLACEESNASDVYRQALRQESARGTVLTRVFSGRYARGIKNRFLREMTPHEREVPPYPVQNWLTQPLRQAAARQGREDLLSLWAGQNAPLIRHTRASALVTFLEEDTTRVLGRLAAL is encoded by the coding sequence GTGGCACGGAAGCTGGGGACCCGGCTCCCCCTGGTGCAGGGGCCGTTTGGCGGAGGGATGTCCTCGACGCGGCTGGCGGCGGCCGTGTCCGAGGCGGGAGGGCTCGGCTCGTTCGGCGCCCACCACCTGAGCGCCGAGAACATCGAGGCCACCGTCCGCGAGCTGCGGGGGCTCACCTCGCGCCCGTTCGCCATCAACCTGTGGGTGCCGCTGGAGGGTGAGAAGGCGCTGCGCCCGACGCCCGCGGAGTTCCAGGCGGCCGTCGACCGGCTGGGGCCCTGGTACGACGAGCTGGGCCTGGCGCGCCCCACGTACCCGGGCGCGTTCTCCCAGGACTACGAGGCGCAGGTGGAGGCGGTGCTCGCGCTCAAGCCGCCGGTGTTCAGCTTCATCTTCGGCATCCCCTCGGCGCGGGTGCTGGAGGCGTGCCGGGCGGCGGGCATCCTCACGGCGGGCACCGCGACGAACGTGGACGAGGGGCTGGCGCTGGAGGCGGCGGGGGTGGACCTCATCGTCGCCTCGGGCAGTGAGGCGGGAGGCCACCGGGCCTCGTTCCTCCGACCGGCGGAGGAGTCTCCGGCGACGACGGCGCTGGTGCCCCAGCTGGCGGACCGGGTGAAGACGCCGCTCATCGCCTCGGGTGGCATCGCGGATGGGCGGACGGTGGCCACGGCGCTGGCGCTGGGGGCCGAGGGCGTGCAGGTGGGCACGGCCTTCCTCGCGTGCGAGGAGTCCAACGCGAGCGACGTCTACCGGCAGGCGCTGCGCCAGGAGTCCGCGCGGGGCACGGTGCTCACGCGTGTGTTCTCCGGACGCTACGCGCGCGGCATCAAGAATCGCTTCCTGCGGGAGATGACGCCGCACGAGCGGGAGGTGCCGCCCTACCCCGTCCAGAACTGGCTCACCCAGCCGCTGCGCCAGGCGGCGGCCCGGCAGGGACGCGAGGATTTGCTCTCGCTGTGGGCGGGCCAGAACGCGCCCCTCATCCGGCACACGCGCGCCTCCGCGCTGGTCACCTTCCTCGAGGAGGACACCACGCGCGTGCTGGGCCGGCTCGCGGCGCTCTGA
- a CDS encoding GNAT family N-acetyltransferase, which translates to MQAPGPRIETARLILRPMALEDFEGFVALMSDPDSARHIGGVQPRSVVWRGMCGMAGGWALQGFSMFSVLERSTGRWIGRVGPWCPEGWPGTEVGWSLLKETWGRGYATEAASAAMDWAVDHLGWTDIIHSIAPENTPSQQVALRLGSRLRGPGRLPAPFEAATVELWGQSREEWRARRRGAPSIG; encoded by the coding sequence ATGCAAGCACCCGGACCGAGGATTGAAACCGCGCGCCTCATCCTGCGCCCCATGGCGCTCGAGGACTTCGAGGGCTTCGTCGCCCTGATGTCCGACCCGGACTCGGCGCGGCACATCGGCGGGGTGCAGCCGCGCTCCGTCGTCTGGCGCGGCATGTGCGGGATGGCCGGCGGCTGGGCCCTCCAGGGCTTCTCCATGTTCTCCGTCCTGGAGCGCTCCACGGGCCGGTGGATTGGCCGGGTGGGGCCCTGGTGCCCCGAAGGCTGGCCCGGCACCGAGGTCGGCTGGTCCCTGCTGAAGGAGACGTGGGGCCGTGGCTACGCCACCGAGGCCGCCAGCGCCGCCATGGACTGGGCCGTGGACCACCTGGGCTGGACGGACATCATCCACTCCATCGCCCCGGAGAACACGCCCTCCCAACAGGTGGCGCTCCGGCTGGGCTCGCGCCTGAGGGGGCCCGGCCGGCTCCCCGCCCCCTTCGAGGCCGCCACGGTGGAGCTGTGGGGCCAGAGCCGCGAGGAGTGGCGGGCCCGCCGCCGTGGGGCTCCGTCCATTGGCTGA
- a CDS encoding DUF6311 domain-containing protein, whose protein sequence is MSDASDSSTALPPAAPASSRRHPFVRWCDEQQGPLLAALAGLLTFLATLGAGALQPGKIGWLIRDDFSQHLMGWLYFRQAPLGFPLGSTPNYIHPLGTSLGYTDSMPWVGLLLRPLSPLLPTTFQYVGPWLCLCLMLQGAAAAWVAQRLGASKQQQACVGALLVLSPTLLSRMALSHVALCTHWPLVLLVGLHLIPQSDARAARQALWLALALCVFTAGIHPVIAVMTLPLAISLCVRTALERQLPVKVPLLAAVACVAAMLGLFFVFGYLGTRTPVGAGGFGEFSADLNTLFNPHGHHYNWSRLLPLLPRLGGQYEGFGYLGAGGLLGALLAAVLLARKPTPHLALWRRWLPVSVLSVGLAFFALSWRVTFLGEDVADLSALYRPVLPWVEAFRSSGRFIWPLYYLVLLGGALVLARRLSPSRATLLAGLLLGLQVMDLNLGDGRQANQGAGRWGTPPSPELTSAAKGREHLVLYPPQMHDSSGRGCRAGPMDYHRWAYRAYLLGLTFNSGYVTRLDDARAQQYCLGLDADIAAGRLDSRTVYLSIPARVAQLQRIPGTRCTPEDGLWMCVHDTPSDAAPVTGR, encoded by the coding sequence ATGTCGGACGCGAGTGACTCCAGCACCGCCCTGCCTCCCGCCGCCCCGGCGTCCTCGCGCCGACACCCCTTCGTCCGGTGGTGCGACGAGCAGCAGGGGCCGCTGCTGGCAGCGCTCGCGGGGTTGCTCACGTTCCTGGCGACCCTCGGCGCCGGAGCGCTCCAGCCTGGCAAAATCGGCTGGCTCATCCGCGACGACTTCAGCCAGCACCTGATGGGGTGGCTCTACTTCCGGCAGGCCCCGCTGGGCTTCCCGCTGGGGTCGACGCCCAATTACATCCATCCGCTGGGGACCTCGCTCGGGTACACGGATTCGATGCCCTGGGTGGGCCTGTTGCTGCGGCCCCTCTCCCCGCTGCTGCCCACGACCTTCCAGTACGTCGGCCCGTGGCTGTGCCTGTGTCTCATGCTGCAGGGCGCGGCGGCGGCCTGGGTCGCCCAGCGCCTGGGCGCCTCCAAGCAGCAGCAGGCGTGTGTCGGCGCGCTGCTGGTGCTGTCCCCCACGCTGCTGTCGCGGATGGCCTTGTCGCACGTCGCGCTGTGCACCCACTGGCCGCTGGTCCTGCTCGTGGGGCTGCACCTCATCCCCCAGTCCGACGCGCGCGCGGCACGACAGGCCCTCTGGCTCGCGCTGGCGCTCTGCGTGTTCACCGCGGGCATCCACCCCGTCATCGCGGTGATGACGCTGCCGCTCGCCATCTCCCTCTGCGTGCGCACGGCGCTGGAGCGGCAGCTGCCCGTGAAGGTCCCGCTGCTCGCGGCCGTGGCGTGTGTCGCGGCCATGCTGGGGCTCTTCTTCGTGTTCGGCTACCTGGGCACCCGGACCCCGGTGGGCGCGGGCGGCTTCGGCGAGTTCTCCGCGGACCTCAACACGCTCTTCAACCCGCACGGCCATCACTACAACTGGTCGCGCCTGCTGCCCTTGTTGCCCCGGCTCGGCGGACAGTACGAGGGGTTCGGCTACCTCGGCGCCGGAGGGCTGCTCGGGGCCCTGCTCGCGGCCGTCCTGCTCGCGCGAAAGCCGACGCCGCACCTCGCGCTGTGGCGACGCTGGCTCCCCGTGAGCGTCCTGTCGGTGGGGCTCGCCTTCTTCGCCCTGTCCTGGCGGGTGACCTTCCTGGGCGAGGACGTCGCCGACCTGTCGGCGCTCTACCGGCCCGTGCTGCCGTGGGTCGAGGCCTTCCGCTCCTCGGGGCGCTTCATCTGGCCGCTGTACTACCTGGTGCTCCTGGGCGGCGCGCTGGTGCTCGCGCGGAGGCTGAGCCCTTCACGCGCCACCCTGCTCGCGGGCCTGCTGCTCGGCCTCCAGGTGATGGACCTGAACCTGGGCGACGGGCGACAGGCGAACCAGGGCGCGGGCCGCTGGGGCACACCCCCCTCCCCCGAGCTCACCTCGGCGGCGAAGGGACGCGAGCACCTGGTCCTCTATCCGCCGCAGATGCATGACAGCTCGGGCCGGGGCTGCCGCGCGGGCCCGATGGACTACCACCGGTGGGCCTATCGCGCGTACCTGCTCGGCCTCACCTTCAACAGCGGCTACGTGACCCGGCTCGACGACGCGCGCGCCCAGCAATACTGCCTGGGCCTGGACGCGGACATCGCGGCGGGCCGGTTGGACTCGCGCACCGTCTACCTGTCCATCCCGGCACGCGTGGCTCAGCTCCAGCGAATCCCGGGCACGCGCTGCACGCCCGAGGACGGCCTGTGGATGTGCGTCCACGACACGCCCTCGGACGCGGCGCCCGTGACGGGCCGCTGA
- a CDS encoding sigma 54-interacting transcriptional regulator has product MQQKLAADMSTTAVQTKGSPATAPRSVPALTVVSHPHPQRIGEQLLLEVLASVGRTAALSRNAPDFSRPGGLLALPLGDPFLSRTPVLFEPAAHGGLRLRVPEDGTQVCVAGESVAGGREFTQEELVAGVPLVLAERVVLLLHLASTAAQSAHRDLGLVGQSQSIQQLRDDILRVADLAVPVLIRGETGTGKELVARAIHEQGPRRSGPFVSVNLGALSKELVAAELFGAQRGAYTGASRDRDGFFRAAHGGTLFLDEVGEAPAEVQAALLRVLETGEVYPVGGHTPVPVDVRLVAATDSNLEARIEERLFKAPLLHRLAGFELRVPPLRERREDIGPLFLHFARQELETTGEGWRLSPTDPRAAPWLPASVAVRLLRYAWPGNVRQLRNVTRQLVIGSRGLPGLRVDSRLEQTLDAESLPVPGRVLAPAGAGVPEAAGEAKSSRRKPSEVGENELLEALRACSWDLKATADFLGIPRPSVYVLIDKSSLIRTARDLSPEEITRCFQECAGDLDKMVQRLEVSRRALQRRVRELGLSDA; this is encoded by the coding sequence ATGCAGCAGAAGCTCGCCGCCGACATGTCGACGACCGCCGTGCAGACGAAAGGCTCACCCGCGACGGCCCCGCGGAGTGTGCCAGCGCTGACTGTCGTGTCTCATCCCCACCCCCAGCGCATCGGAGAGCAGCTCCTGCTGGAGGTGCTCGCCAGCGTGGGCCGGACGGCGGCCCTGTCGCGCAACGCCCCGGACTTCTCGCGTCCGGGAGGGCTCCTGGCGCTGCCGTTGGGAGACCCCTTCCTCAGCCGGACGCCGGTGCTCTTCGAGCCCGCGGCCCACGGGGGCCTGCGCCTGCGGGTGCCGGAGGACGGCACCCAGGTGTGCGTGGCCGGCGAGTCGGTGGCCGGGGGCCGGGAGTTCACCCAGGAGGAGCTGGTGGCCGGAGTGCCGCTGGTGCTCGCCGAGCGCGTGGTGCTGCTGCTGCACCTGGCGTCCACGGCCGCCCAGTCGGCCCACCGGGATTTGGGGCTGGTGGGGCAGAGCCAGTCCATCCAGCAACTTCGCGACGACATCCTGCGGGTGGCGGACCTGGCGGTGCCGGTGCTCATCCGCGGCGAGACGGGCACGGGCAAGGAGCTGGTGGCGCGCGCCATCCACGAGCAGGGGCCACGCCGCTCGGGGCCGTTCGTCAGCGTGAACCTGGGCGCGCTCTCCAAGGAGCTGGTGGCCGCGGAGCTGTTCGGCGCGCAGCGCGGCGCGTACACGGGCGCGAGCCGCGACCGGGACGGCTTCTTCCGCGCGGCGCACGGCGGCACGTTGTTCCTGGACGAGGTGGGCGAGGCCCCCGCCGAGGTGCAGGCCGCGCTGCTGCGCGTGCTGGAGACGGGCGAGGTGTACCCGGTGGGCGGGCACACGCCGGTGCCGGTGGACGTGCGGCTGGTGGCCGCCACGGACTCCAACCTGGAGGCGCGCATCGAGGAGCGCTTGTTCAAGGCGCCGCTGCTCCACCGGCTGGCGGGCTTCGAGCTGCGCGTGCCCCCCTTGCGCGAGCGGCGCGAGGACATCGGCCCGCTGTTCCTCCACTTCGCCCGGCAGGAGCTGGAGACGACGGGCGAGGGCTGGCGGCTTTCGCCCACGGACCCGCGCGCGGCGCCCTGGCTGCCCGCGTCCGTCGCGGTGCGGCTCTTGCGCTACGCGTGGCCCGGCAACGTGCGGCAGCTGCGCAACGTCACCCGGCAGCTCGTCATCGGCAGCCGGGGCCTGCCCGGCCTGCGCGTGGACTCGCGGCTGGAGCAGACGCTGGACGCCGAGTCGCTGCCGGTGCCCGGGCGGGTGCTGGCCCCGGCCGGGGCGGGTGTCCCCGAGGCGGCGGGCGAGGCGAAGTCCTCGCGTCGCAAGCCCTCGGAGGTGGGGGAGAACGAGCTGCTCGAGGCGCTGCGCGCGTGCTCGTGGGACCTCAAGGCCACCGCGGACTTCCTCGGCATCCCCCGCCCGTCCGTCTACGTGCTCATCGACAAGAGCTCGCTCATCCGCACCGCCCGGGACTTGAGCCCGGAGGAGATCACCCGCTGCTTCCAGGAGTGCGCGGGGGATTTGGACAAGATGGTGCAGCGGCTGGAGGTCTCCCGCCGCGCGCTCCAGCGTCGCGTGCGCGAGCTGGGCCTGTCGGACGCGTAA
- the infC gene encoding translation initiation factor IF-3, protein MLRDQRSSRGQSRDQRTNRRIRAREVRVIGSGGEQLGVMPLEAALEKSRSEGLDLVEISPMASPPVCKIMDYGKFKYEEKKKASEAKRAQVVVHLKEVKLRPKTEDHDYDFKVRNTRRFIEEGDKAKVVIQFRGREITHKEQGTAILDDVAKDLKDVAVVEQPPRMEGRLMFMILAPNPKVAQRAREQVRAAAAEAKRSPPPSAEKASAEKPAAAASAEKTAAPAAEKPAATSSSTTTEENASAPAPASTPAGTTP, encoded by the coding sequence ATTCTTCGTGATCAGAGAAGCAGCCGCGGCCAGAGCCGCGACCAGAGGACCAACCGCCGCATCCGCGCCCGTGAAGTCCGCGTCATCGGCTCGGGGGGCGAGCAGCTGGGCGTCATGCCGCTCGAGGCCGCGCTCGAGAAGTCGCGCTCCGAGGGTCTGGACCTCGTCGAGATCAGCCCGATGGCTTCGCCGCCAGTCTGCAAGATCATGGACTACGGCAAGTTCAAGTACGAGGAGAAGAAGAAGGCCTCGGAAGCCAAGCGCGCGCAGGTCGTGGTCCACCTGAAGGAAGTGAAGCTCCGTCCGAAGACGGAGGACCACGACTACGACTTCAAGGTCCGCAACACGCGCCGCTTCATCGAAGAGGGTGACAAGGCGAAGGTCGTCATCCAGTTCCGCGGGCGTGAAATCACGCACAAGGAGCAGGGCACCGCCATCCTCGATGACGTGGCGAAGGACCTGAAGGACGTCGCCGTGGTGGAGCAGCCGCCGCGGATGGAAGGGCGCTTGATGTTCATGATTCTGGCGCCCAACCCGAAGGTGGCCCAGCGCGCCCGCGAGCAGGTCCGCGCCGCCGCGGCCGAGGCAAAGCGCAGCCCGCCGCCCTCCGCCGAGAAGGCCTCGGCCGAGAAGCCCGCCGCCGCCGCCTCCGCCGAGAAGACCGCCGCTCCCGCCGCCGAGAAGCCCGCCGCGACGAGCAGCAGCACCACCACCGAGGAGAACGCGTCCGCGCCCGCGCCCGCGTCCACCCCGGCGGGCACCACCCCGTAG
- a CDS encoding bestrophin family protein, whose translation MVEYDPHRWWSYFHYLKGSMVREIVARVMVCVLWSLGVALFHTHVRSVSIPATVHTLAGISLSLLLVFRTNSSYDRFWEGRKLWGGIVNETRNLARASGVFLQNQPALYTAILRWTAAFPFASASSLRGKASLGPLAQELPADEVAQVMGAQHVPFAVTRKLSALLDAGRREGRYSEYVQMQLDQNVQLLLDYLGGCERIRKTPIPFAYVMHLRRALLVYCYTLPFALLDALGGLTVLATFCVAYVFFGIEEIGVEIEDPFGHDDNDLPLDLICSTIYANLTAIVPAQPQPTPQPPTT comes from the coding sequence ATGGTTGAGTACGACCCGCATCGTTGGTGGAGTTACTTCCACTACCTCAAGGGCTCGATGGTCCGCGAAATCGTGGCCCGAGTCATGGTCTGCGTCCTGTGGTCCCTGGGCGTCGCCCTCTTCCACACCCACGTCCGCTCGGTGAGCATCCCCGCCACGGTGCACACGCTGGCCGGAATCTCGCTGAGCCTCCTGCTCGTCTTCCGCACCAACTCCTCCTACGACCGCTTCTGGGAGGGCCGGAAGCTCTGGGGCGGCATCGTCAACGAGACGCGCAACCTGGCGCGCGCCTCGGGCGTCTTCCTCCAGAACCAGCCCGCCCTCTACACCGCCATCCTCCGGTGGACCGCGGCCTTCCCCTTCGCCTCCGCGTCGTCGCTGCGCGGCAAGGCGTCGCTGGGCCCGCTGGCGCAGGAGCTGCCCGCGGACGAGGTGGCCCAGGTGATGGGCGCCCAGCACGTGCCCTTCGCGGTGACGCGCAAGCTGAGCGCGCTGCTCGACGCCGGCCGTCGCGAGGGGCGCTATTCCGAGTACGTGCAGATGCAGCTGGACCAGAACGTCCAGCTCCTCCTCGACTACCTCGGCGGCTGTGAGCGCATCCGCAAGACGCCCATCCCCTTCGCGTATGTGATGCACCTGCGCCGCGCGCTGCTCGTGTATTGCTACACGCTGCCCTTCGCGCTGCTGGACGCGCTGGGCGGGCTGACGGTGCTGGCCACGTTCTGCGTCGCTTACGTGTTCTTCGGCATCGAGGAGATTGGCGTCGAGATCGAGGACCCCTTCGGCCACGACGACAACGACCTGCCGCTGGACCTCATCTGCTCCACCATCTACGCCAACCTGACGGCCATCGTCCCCGCGCAGCCGCAGCCGACGCCGCAGCCCCCGACGACGTGA
- a CDS encoding SRPBCC domain-containing protein → MLAGLAADGTYAAGARHTMDVSAEDAWRNWAEGAGLGRWLSSPRTALKEGERTTLKDGTEVLAVRVRPPALLRIRLTRADWPRPRTAQLRVLPAARGNTVALHMEGLPDAASRAGYIQQWKKALSGLETTPAKKSAPKKTGAKATSKQKTGARKAPAKKASARKVATKKTGAKATSKQKASARKTPLKKAST, encoded by the coding sequence ATGCTCGCAGGTCTCGCGGCGGATGGAACGTATGCGGCAGGGGCTCGCCACACGATGGACGTGAGCGCGGAGGACGCCTGGAGGAACTGGGCGGAGGGCGCGGGCCTGGGGCGCTGGCTCTCTTCTCCGCGCACGGCGCTGAAGGAAGGTGAGCGGACGACGCTGAAGGATGGGACGGAGGTCCTGGCGGTCCGGGTGCGTCCGCCAGCCCTGCTGCGCATCCGCCTGACACGCGCGGACTGGCCGCGACCGAGGACCGCGCAGCTCCGCGTCCTCCCCGCCGCGAGGGGAAACACCGTCGCGCTGCACATGGAGGGGCTCCCCGACGCGGCGTCACGCGCCGGGTATATCCAACAGTGGAAGAAGGCGCTGAGCGGCCTGGAGACGACGCCCGCGAAGAAGTCGGCGCCGAAGAAGACTGGCGCCAAGGCGACCTCGAAGCAGAAGACCGGCGCCAGGAAGGCCCCAGCGAAGAAGGCCAGCGCTCGCAAAGTGGCTACGAAGAAGACCGGCGCGAAGGCGACCTCGAAACAGAAGGCAAGCGCCAGGAAGACCCCGCTGAAGAAGGCGAGCACCTGA
- a CDS encoding serine hydrolase domain-containing protein produces MTPPPSIAVDFIAEETRGYVRSYRSASLCAGVTWHGEGHVQTYRKMGNAPAYEAVFGLGGLTQVFTGALLALLVDKGQARLDMTLGEVIPRALLPDADAGRITLEQLATHTSGMPHLPPNLDAPESRPEDPFGHYSAQRFGDFLRGYHPASPPPRPFSESLLGMGVLGHALSRRAGVNYGHALRDWLFKPLKMNDTSARVTEEMAPRLLPGHTARGRPVPAWTFPALPGAGALHSTTLDLLKFLDACLGREDAGLARALAMTWVPRAEAGKVRMGLGWSLSQVRGHTVAWCSSVMGGYVGFIGLAPTADTGVVLLADHGWSLLAALRGRVPLEGPGFALLSRLIAQPPE; encoded by the coding sequence GTGACTCCACCCCCGTCCATCGCCGTCGACTTCATCGCGGAGGAGACCCGCGGCTATGTGCGGAGCTACCGCTCGGCATCGTTGTGCGCCGGAGTGACCTGGCACGGTGAGGGCCATGTCCAGACCTACCGGAAGATGGGCAACGCTCCCGCCTACGAGGCGGTCTTCGGCCTGGGCGGCCTCACGCAGGTCTTCACCGGCGCGCTGCTCGCCCTGCTCGTGGACAAGGGGCAGGCGCGGCTGGACATGACGCTCGGCGAGGTGATTCCCCGCGCGCTCCTCCCCGACGCCGACGCGGGGCGCATCACCCTGGAGCAGCTCGCCACCCACACCTCCGGGATGCCCCACCTGCCGCCCAACCTGGACGCGCCCGAGTCGCGGCCGGAGGACCCGTTCGGCCACTACTCCGCCCAGCGCTTCGGCGACTTCCTGCGCGGCTATCACCCGGCCTCTCCACCCCCGCGCCCCTTCTCCGAGTCCCTGCTCGGCATGGGCGTGCTGGGACATGCGCTCTCACGCCGCGCGGGCGTCAACTACGGGCACGCGCTCCGCGACTGGCTCTTCAAGCCGCTGAAGATGAACGACACCTCGGCGCGCGTGACGGAGGAGATGGCGCCCAGGCTCCTCCCAGGCCACACCGCGCGAGGCCGCCCCGTGCCCGCGTGGACCTTCCCCGCGCTCCCCGGCGCCGGCGCGCTCCACTCCACGACGCTCGACCTGCTGAAGTTCCTCGACGCGTGCCTCGGCCGCGAGGACGCGGGCCTGGCGCGCGCGCTCGCGATGACCTGGGTTCCCCGCGCGGAGGCGGGCAAGGTGCGCATGGGGCTGGGCTGGTCGCTCTCGCAGGTGAGGGGCCACACCGTGGCGTGGTGCTCGTCGGTGATGGGGGGCTATGTGGGCTTCATCGGCCTGGCCCCCACGGCGGACACGGGCGTGGTGCTCCTGGCGGACCACGGGTGGTCGCTGCTCGCCGCACTCCGGGGACGCGTGCCCCTGGAGGGGCCGGGCTTCGCGCTCCTCTCCCGCCTCATCGCCCAGCCGCCGGAGTAG
- a CDS encoding SCO family protein, translating into MNTRPRRRLLPVLAVCVSLGLLFVGAGPWLEARTLAAKARSLPDFGPLPHFELQDQEARAFTQAQLERRVVVADFFFTRCPTVCPLLTERMARLQRRAREQDVPVHFVSFSVDPRYDTPERLAAYARDHALDTANWSLVTGPLEQVETTVLNGFRVMMGRADEADEDDFLSLFHGEHFVLVDATGRLRGYYRVTEDPQGLEQLLEDASALAHAAH; encoded by the coding sequence ATGAACACCCGGCCCCGCCGTCGCCTCCTCCCCGTGCTCGCCGTTTGCGTGAGCCTCGGCTTGCTCTTCGTGGGCGCGGGGCCCTGGCTCGAAGCACGAACCCTCGCGGCGAAGGCCCGGAGCCTGCCCGACTTCGGCCCCCTGCCCCACTTCGAGCTTCAGGACCAGGAGGCCCGCGCCTTCACCCAGGCCCAACTGGAGCGCCGCGTCGTCGTCGCGGACTTCTTCTTCACCCGCTGCCCCACCGTCTGCCCGCTGCTCACCGAGCGCATGGCCCGGCTCCAGCGACGCGCCCGCGAGCAGGACGTCCCCGTGCACTTCGTGTCCTTCAGCGTGGACCCGCGCTACGACACACCCGAGCGACTCGCCGCCTACGCCCGGGACCACGCCCTCGACACCGCCAACTGGAGCCTGGTGACAGGCCCCCTGGAACAGGTGGAGACCACCGTCCTGAATGGCTTCCGCGTCATGATGGGCCGGGCCGACGAAGCCGACGAGGACGACTTCCTCTCCCTCTTCCACGGCGAGCACTTCGTCCTCGTGGACGCCACGGGCCGGCTCCGTGGCTACTACCGCGTGACGGAGGACCCCCAGGGACTGGAGCAGCTCCTCGAGGACGCCTCCGCCCTCGCCCACGCCGCCCACTGA